A single window of Methanoregula sp. DNA harbors:
- a CDS encoding ankyrin repeat domain-containing protein: MDLITKIFGKSLEEKLYEAIESNHYSEVKSLVSQGADVNCVYKNEITPLHLASRIMGDMEIVKLLINNGANVNATTRNGYNSLMVACVRNDKELVELLLKNKSDVNQISKNGWTPLILASGNISLKSIFFQNNKMGLEVFQLLDTQKLYHIKNNPKEIVRSLIKSGSDVKHKNKFNKSPLDEAILSCNTEVIKCLLDNGANIEDTNDFGDTPLIKVCGYKFDKYRESIITLLDRIWDVGGFGDEKSEIRFRIKGALLNNLKNKPQN, translated from the coding sequence ATGGATTTGATAACAAAAATATTTGGAAAATCTCTTGAAGAAAAATTATACGAGGCTATTGAAAGTAACCATTATTCTGAAGTTAAATCACTTGTTTCTCAAGGAGCAGATGTAAATTGTGTCTATAAAAATGAGATCACACCTTTGCATTTAGCCTCAAGAATAATGGGGGATATGGAAATTGTAAAACTACTAATTAATAACGGTGCTAATGTAAATGCAACAACAAGAAATGGATATAATTCATTAATGGTGGCATGTGTTCGAAATGATAAAGAGCTTGTTGAATTGCTTTTAAAAAACAAATCTGATGTAAATCAAATATCAAAAAATGGATGGACCCCGTTAATACTCGCATCTGGAAATATCTCTTTGAAAAGCATCTTTTTTCAAAATAATAAAATGGGGTTAGAGGTATTTCAACTTCTTGACACTCAAAAATTGTATCATATCAAAAATAACCCTAAGGAGATTGTACGTTCACTAATAAAGTCTGGATCTGATGTCAAGCACAAAAATAAGTTTAATAAATCCCCGTTAGATGAAGCAATTCTTTCATGCAATACTGAAGTGATTAAATGCCTTTTAGATAATGGTGCAAATATTGAAGACACAAATGATTTCGGAGATACCCCTCTGATAAAAGTATGCGGTTATAAATTTGATAAATATCGCGAATCTATAATCACTTTACTCGATAGAATATGGGATGTGGGAGGTTTCGGAGACGAAAAGAGTGAAATACGTTTTAGAATCAAAGGCGCTTTGCTCAATAATTTAAAAAATAAACCCCAAAACTAA
- a CDS encoding ROK family protein — MAKEKPKLVTTVSILTRRLKEGKTYDDFRRAWFHTTGFGVEGKEVEGSSNRMFSTINVFDPREIIVLGFATTTLEQLQDALDIDVKVRGENPLDDVIEPEIGRKFCALISEDDFSAAGAIPYKPAAIGGKETDMAEFSQTLQALQGLFAAAGKKRDAVNAARKKKKR; from the coding sequence ATGGCAAAAGAAAAACCCAAGCTCGTGACAACAGTCTCCATTCTCACGCGAAGGCTGAAGGAAGGCAAGACCTACGATGATTTCCGCAGGGCCTGGTTCCATACCACCGGCTTCGGTGTCGAGGGAAAGGAAGTGGAAGGGAGCAGCAACCGGATGTTCTCCACGATCAACGTGTTCGATCCCCGCGAGATCATCGTGCTCGGTTTTGCAACAACCACGCTTGAACAGCTGCAGGATGCGCTGGACATCGACGTGAAAGTGCGGGGGGAGAACCCGCTCGATGATGTCATCGAACCGGAGATCGGCAGGAAGTTCTGTGCGCTCATCTCGGAAGACGACTTCTCCGCGGCCGGGGCCATCCCCTACAAACCCGCTGCCATCGGCGGGAAAGAGACCGACATGGCAGAGTTTTCACAGACACTGCAGGCCCTGCAGGGGCTCTTTGCCGCTGCGGGAAAGAAACGGGATGCGGTGAATGCGGCACGAAAGAAAAAGAAGAGATGA
- the rpl12p gene encoding 50S ribosomal protein P1, with the protein MEYIYAALLLHKAGKKVDENGVKAVLTAAGIAVDESRVKALVAALDGVNIEEAISKAAIAPVAAAAAPAAAHAAAAAPAKEEKKEEHKKEDEESGMAGLGALFG; encoded by the coding sequence ATGGAATATATCTATGCAGCACTTCTCCTGCACAAGGCAGGCAAGAAGGTCGATGAGAACGGCGTGAAGGCAGTCCTTACCGCCGCAGGTATCGCAGTTGATGAATCCCGTGTAAAGGCGCTCGTTGCAGCACTCGATGGCGTTAACATCGAGGAAGCAATCAGCAAGGCGGCCATCGCACCGGTGGCAGCCGCAGCCGCGCCCGCAGCAGCACATGCAGCTGCAGCCGCACCGGCAAAGGAAGAGAAGAAGGAAGAGCACAAGAAGGAAGATGAAGAGAGCGGCATGGCAGGGCTCGGCGCCCTGTTCGGCTGA
- a CDS encoding 50S ribosomal protein L11, which produces MAEVVEVLVPGGKATAGPPLGPSLGPLGINVKAVVDEINKKTASFNGMQVPVKIEVDDKKQFTVTVGVPPTTALIKKEANIEKGSKEPNAIVAGNLPFDAAVRIAKMKLDGMLSYELKTAVKEVVGTCRSMGVTVDGKKPNEVIAAINEGKYDSALAN; this is translated from the coding sequence ATGGCAGAAGTGGTCGAGGTTTTAGTACCCGGCGGAAAGGCAACCGCTGGTCCCCCACTGGGACCATCGCTCGGACCACTCGGTATCAACGTGAAGGCAGTTGTCGATGAGATCAACAAGAAGACCGCCTCATTCAACGGAATGCAGGTCCCGGTCAAGATCGAAGTCGATGACAAGAAGCAGTTCACCGTCACGGTAGGCGTCCCGCCCACCACGGCGCTCATAAAAAAAGAGGCAAATATCGAGAAGGGATCCAAAGAGCCCAACGCCATTGTTGCAGGGAACTTACCCTTTGATGCCGCTGTCAGGATTGCCAAAATGAAACTCGACGGCATGCTATCCTACGAGCTGAAGACCGCAGTCAAAGAGGTCGTCGGCACCTGCAGGAGCATGGGCGTCACCGTTGACGGCAAAAAGCCAAACGAGGTCATTGCCGCAATCAACGAGGGCAAGTACGACAGCGCGCTCGCAAACTGA
- a CDS encoding ankyrin repeat domain-containing protein: MLKVADYFIKNGANIKAKNSVRASPIIAASGGGNAKIVDLLIKSGVDVNDRYDSDMSALFIAAQIGNIDVIKVLLQNGADIESPLNDGETALMTAVWFGQVDIVKLLVLKGANINAKKITPYNKDGEKALAWAAYKFKNERDTRYGEIFNILHNAGAR, translated from the coding sequence ATGCTAAAAGTTGCAGATTATTTCATTAAAAATGGAGCAAATATTAAAGCTAAAAATAGTGTAAGGGCATCCCCAATAATTGCAGCTTCAGGAGGAGGAAATGCAAAAATTGTTGATCTTTTAATAAAATCTGGAGTGGACGTGAATGACAGATATGATAGCGATATGTCTGCACTTTTTATCGCAGCTCAAATAGGAAATATTGATGTAATTAAAGTTCTTCTTCAAAACGGCGCAGATATTGAGTCTCCACTTAATGATGGTGAAACAGCTCTAATGACAGCTGTATGGTTCGGGCAAGTTGACATTGTGAAACTTCTTGTTTTGAAGGGAGCAAATATCAATGCAAAAAAAATTACTCCGTATAATAAAGATGGGGAGAAAGCGCTCGCTTGGGCGGCTTATAAATTCAAAAATGAAAGGGATACTCGATATGGGGAAATCTTCAATATTCTGCATAATGCTGGTGCAAGATAA
- a CDS encoding VOC family protein — translation MAAIVHFDVPADDPERAMKFYASLLDWKFESFPEMQYNLITTTNLDGTPGVGGGLGKRMEPSQRIRNYFGVKSIDSAMKKVKSLGGKLETGKMAVPGMGYLVNCIDTEGNAFGLWEENAEAK, via the coding sequence ATGGCAGCAATCGTACACTTTGACGTTCCGGCAGACGATCCCGAACGGGCGATGAAGTTCTACGCCTCGCTCCTTGACTGGAAGTTCGAATCGTTCCCCGAAATGCAGTACAACCTCATAACGACAACGAACCTCGACGGGACTCCCGGCGTCGGCGGCGGGCTCGGGAAGCGGATGGAGCCCTCGCAGAGGATCCGGAACTACTTCGGGGTCAAGTCGATTGACTCCGCGATGAAGAAGGTAAAAAGCCTCGGGGGAAAGCTGGAGACGGGGAAGATGGCGGTGCCCGGGATGGGCTACCTCGTTAACTGCATAGACACAGAGGGGAACGCCTTCGGGCTCTGGGAAGAGAATGCCGAAGCTAAGTGA
- a CDS encoding 50S ribosomal protein L10 — MALYTRHLPAWKKDEVEEIKKNAGKYTLVGLVDMYGIPAAQVQQIRRNLRGKAVIRVTRNTLIEHALAEMGGKVAGLSKYVSGHSAMIFTNDNPFRLFKQLQKTKTKMAAKAGETAPEDIVVEKGPTSFKPGPIVGELQQAGIPAAIEGGKVKIRETKTIVKKGAVITAKVADVMIKLDIKPMDVGLALQAAFYEGDVFEPSVLAIDETAIIAQIQLAGQQAFNLSVNAAIPTKETIAPILTKAVREARSLAVEACIYEKDVVDAIIGKAQRESIALKSIVK; from the coding sequence ATGGCACTCTACACGCGGCACCTGCCGGCATGGAAAAAGGACGAGGTCGAGGAGATCAAGAAGAACGCCGGGAAGTATACGCTTGTCGGGCTTGTCGACATGTACGGCATCCCCGCCGCACAGGTCCAGCAGATCCGGCGCAACCTGCGGGGCAAAGCGGTCATCAGGGTGACAAGAAACACGTTAATTGAGCACGCGCTTGCCGAGATGGGCGGCAAAGTGGCGGGGCTTTCCAAATACGTCTCCGGCCACTCCGCGATGATCTTCACCAACGACAACCCGTTCAGGCTCTTTAAGCAGCTCCAGAAGACCAAGACCAAGATGGCGGCAAAGGCCGGAGAAACCGCGCCGGAAGACATCGTGGTCGAAAAAGGTCCGACGAGCTTCAAGCCGGGCCCGATCGTGGGCGAGCTCCAGCAGGCGGGCATTCCTGCAGCAATCGAGGGCGGCAAGGTCAAGATCCGCGAGACCAAGACGATCGTGAAGAAAGGTGCGGTCATCACTGCAAAAGTTGCAGACGTGATGATCAAGCTGGACATCAAACCCATGGACGTCGGGCTTGCACTGCAGGCAGCGTTCTACGAGGGCGACGTGTTCGAGCCGTCCGTGCTCGCAATCGACGAGACCGCAATCATTGCACAGATCCAGCTTGCAGGACAGCAGGCGTTCAACCTCTCGGTCAATGCAGCGATCCCGACAAAGGAGACCATCGCACCGATCCTGACAAAAGCTGTCAGGGAGGCGCGGAGCCTTGCTGTCGAGGCATGCATCTACGAGAAAGACGTGGTTGATGCGATTATCGGTAAAGCCCAGCGAGAAAGCATTGCGTTGAAAAGCATTGTCAAGTAA
- a CDS encoding transcription elongation factor Spt5 → MTEQTSGTPSPAPAPAPDAAVSDNRIFAIKTTSKQERTVADSILKAIATKATDINVTAVIVPNELQGYVLIETPEKLNRIEQLVEKIPHARAVVRKGKDEGEKSSMMLSEVAHFLIPKPVVSGIEEGTIVELIAGPFKGEKAVVKRVDAAKEEITVELYESVVPIPITVRGDNVRVVEKFSDQK, encoded by the coding sequence ATGACCGAACAGACTTCCGGCACTCCATCGCCGGCACCGGCTCCTGCCCCAGATGCGGCAGTGTCCGATAACCGGATCTTTGCGATCAAGACGACCTCCAAGCAGGAGCGCACCGTCGCCGACAGTATCTTAAAAGCAATCGCGACCAAGGCGACCGATATCAACGTAACTGCCGTGATTGTGCCAAACGAGCTGCAGGGCTACGTGCTCATCGAGACCCCCGAGAAGCTGAACCGCATCGAGCAGCTCGTCGAGAAGATCCCCCATGCGCGCGCCGTCGTCCGCAAGGGGAAAGACGAGGGCGAGAAGAGCTCGATGATGCTTTCCGAGGTTGCACATTTCCTCATTCCCAAACCGGTGGTGAGCGGTATCGAGGAAGGTACGATCGTCGAGCTCATTGCCGGGCCGTTCAAGGGCGAGAAAGCAGTTGTCAAGCGCGTTGACGCGGCAAAGGAAGAGATCACGGTCGAGCTCTACGAGAGTGTCGTGCCCATCCCGATCACCGTCCGCGGCGACAATGTCCGGGTGGTCGAGAAATTCTCCGACCAGAAATAG
- a CDS encoding protein translocase SEC61 complex subunit gamma: MEISKPDFKVNVQEEFFRKYLRVLKLARTPSREEFTKIAIVAAAGVLLIGLIGFILYVMFEHQTLLGF, encoded by the coding sequence ATGGAAATATCGAAGCCGGATTTCAAAGTTAACGTTCAGGAAGAGTTTTTCAGGAAATACCTGCGGGTCCTGAAACTTGCGCGCACTCCCAGCCGCGAAGAGTTTACCAAGATCGCAATCGTCGCTGCAGCAGGGGTCCTCCTGATCGGCCTTATCGGGTTCATCCTCTATGTCATGTTTGAGCACCAGACGTTGCTCGGGTTTTAA
- a CDS encoding radical SAM protein has product MPVHRLTRGSERPVKELPPPAMAHIRITRNSAIPLLGSLYFGVIDRGTSLLQVRPGCKCNLNCPFCSVDAGPESTTRTASYEVERGYLVDYVQEIARFKGSGVECHIDSPGEPMLYKEISGLVTDLRTIPEVQFISMQTNGTLLNDRTIAALESAGLDRINLSLHAIDPAMAQDLAGIPGFDIEKVMDAARAVAAGNIDLLIAPVYLPGINDAEIPKLIRFAQEIGAGKRFPPLGIQKFERYKYGRSPKGVKVQSWWQFYNRSIKPWEKEFGCRLVITPQDFGTERRPMLPKVFDKGEKATVEIRAPGWIRNEQLGVARDRVVSVMGCLKTSGNLRIKIVSVKHGIYVAVPV; this is encoded by the coding sequence ATGCCCGTCCACCGGCTGACCCGGGGATCGGAACGTCCCGTAAAGGAATTACCGCCTCCTGCGATGGCCCACATCAGGATCACCCGGAACTCCGCCATCCCGCTGCTGGGCTCCCTCTATTTCGGTGTCATTGACCGGGGGACGAGCCTGCTGCAGGTCCGCCCCGGCTGCAAATGCAACCTGAACTGCCCGTTCTGCTCGGTCGATGCCGGGCCGGAATCCACAACGCGGACAGCAAGCTACGAGGTCGAACGGGGGTACCTTGTCGATTACGTGCAGGAAATTGCCCGGTTTAAAGGCAGCGGTGTCGAGTGCCATATCGATTCGCCCGGCGAGCCGATGCTATATAAGGAAATTTCCGGGCTGGTCACGGACCTCCGAACGATTCCTGAAGTACAGTTCATCTCCATGCAGACCAATGGCACGCTGCTCAATGACCGTACCATCGCCGCGCTTGAATCTGCCGGGCTCGACCGGATCAACCTCTCGCTCCATGCCATTGACCCTGCAATGGCGCAGGACCTTGCCGGCATCCCGGGGTTTGATATCGAAAAGGTCATGGATGCAGCACGGGCTGTGGCGGCAGGCAACATCGACCTGCTCATCGCACCGGTCTACCTGCCCGGAATAAACGATGCCGAGATCCCAAAACTGATCCGGTTTGCGCAGGAGATCGGTGCCGGCAAACGATTCCCGCCGCTTGGCATCCAGAAGTTCGAGCGGTACAAATATGGCAGGAGCCCCAAAGGCGTGAAGGTGCAGAGCTGGTGGCAGTTCTATAACCGGAGCATAAAACCATGGGAGAAGGAGTTTGGGTGCAGGCTCGTCATCACCCCGCAGGACTTCGGCACGGAACGACGGCCGATGCTCCCGAAAGTCTTTGATAAGGGTGAGAAGGCAACCGTTGAGATCCGGGCTCCCGGCTGGATCAGAAACGAACAGCTGGGTGTCGCCCGCGATCGTGTCGTTTCAGTGATGGGGTGCCTGAAGACTTCGGGTAACCTGAGGATAAAGATCGTATCCGTAAAACACGGCATTTATGTTGCAGTGCCGGTCTGA
- the ftsZ gene encoding cell division protein FtsZ → MRSIVEEALNKAQTDTTSVAQNNEDLDQILAELKTEITVIGCGGSGSNTITRMMEEGIHGARMIAVNTDAQHLIRTHADQRILIGRQRTRGLGAGSIPQIGEEAALENEQEIRGAVSGCDMVFITVGLGGGTGTGCAPVIAKAAREEGALTIAIVTLPFAAEGAIRMENAEAGLERLRDVADTVIVVPNDRLLEVVPKLPLYAAFKVADEVLMRAVKGITELITMNGLVNLDFADVRTVMERGGVAMIGMGESDSEDKAADSVKKAIRSPLLDVDISGATAALVNVVGGPDMTMEEAEGVVQEVYNRVDPNARIIWGAQIDPAMQNKMRTLLVVTGVRSPQIYGRNEKLTPKVQKQFEIDFLK, encoded by the coding sequence ATGAGGTCAATTGTTGAAGAGGCACTAAACAAGGCGCAGACCGACACGACGTCCGTCGCGCAGAATAACGAAGACCTTGACCAGATTCTGGCCGAGCTCAAGACCGAGATCACGGTGATCGGCTGCGGGGGCAGCGGTTCGAACACGATCACCCGCATGATGGAGGAGGGTATCCACGGCGCCCGCATGATCGCCGTCAACACCGATGCCCAGCACCTCATCCGCACCCACGCCGACCAGCGCATCCTGATCGGCAGGCAGCGCACCCGCGGCCTCGGCGCCGGGTCCATCCCCCAGATCGGGGAAGAAGCGGCTCTCGAAAACGAGCAGGAGATCCGCGGTGCAGTATCCGGCTGCGACATGGTCTTCATCACTGTCGGCCTCGGCGGCGGCACCGGTACCGGCTGTGCGCCGGTCATCGCAAAGGCAGCCCGTGAAGAGGGGGCGCTCACCATCGCGATCGTTACCCTGCCGTTCGCCGCGGAAGGTGCCATCCGCATGGAGAACGCAGAAGCCGGTCTCGAACGGTTGCGGGATGTGGCAGACACGGTCATTGTTGTGCCCAATGACCGGCTGCTCGAGGTCGTACCGAAGCTGCCGCTCTATGCCGCGTTCAAGGTGGCAGACGAAGTCCTCATGCGTGCGGTAAAAGGGATCACCGAGCTGATCACGATGAACGGGCTTGTGAACCTCGACTTTGCCGATGTGCGCACCGTCATGGAGCGGGGCGGCGTCGCCATGATCGGGATGGGGGAGAGCGACTCAGAGGACAAGGCGGCAGATTCGGTCAAGAAAGCCATCCGTTCGCCGTTGCTCGACGTGGACATATCCGGCGCCACGGCAGCACTCGTCAACGTTGTCGGCGGCCCTGACATGACAATGGAGGAGGCAGAGGGTGTCGTGCAGGAAGTCTATAACCGGGTCGACCCGAACGCCCGGATCATCTGGGGTGCGCAGATCGACCCCGCGATGCAGAACAAGATGCGCACGCTGCTTGTGGTCACGGGCGTACGGTCGCCACAGATATATGGTAGGAACGAGAAACTTACCCCAAAAGTCCAGAAACAGTTTGAGATTGATTTTCTCAAGTGA
- the rsgA gene encoding ribosome small subunit-dependent GTPase A: MKPPGFFCGLSDTYSLEALGWNAELASAFEKYSGRYIPGRIACRQRTHFEVFIEGGSLNAGISGALRRTGRMPAVGDFVALLHQPEAGAETIVDILPRRTTFTRGVPGKDGLDQVIAANIDTVFIVTAAGPDLNARRLERYLALVHASGARPVIIINKADLAGTPEALAEGISKATAGVPVITLSALTHAGLSLLDPYLVSGTTVALIGSSGVGKSTLINALLEQAVQDTKAVREYDGKGRHKTTVRQLFVLPGGALVIDNPGLREVGIGTAGSGIRETFPDIQELASGCRFSDCRHEREPGCAVRQAVGKGILLQERLDNFIRLTKELAFEQEKSEIGLVRSERKRWKAIKIQAREMKNLKGRG; encoded by the coding sequence ATGAAACCCCCTGGATTTTTTTGCGGGCTGAGTGATACTTATTCTCTTGAAGCCCTTGGCTGGAACGCGGAGCTTGCTTCTGCATTTGAAAAATATTCCGGCCGCTACATTCCCGGAAGGATAGCCTGCCGGCAGCGAACCCACTTTGAAGTTTTCATCGAGGGCGGATCGCTCAATGCGGGGATCTCCGGGGCCCTGCGCCGGACCGGCCGCATGCCGGCCGTGGGCGATTTTGTTGCCCTGCTCCACCAGCCTGAGGCAGGGGCAGAAACGATCGTGGATATCCTGCCGAGGAGGACGACGTTCACACGCGGAGTTCCCGGTAAAGACGGTTTGGATCAGGTGATCGCGGCAAATATCGACACGGTTTTCATCGTGACAGCAGCCGGTCCGGACCTGAATGCCCGGCGCCTCGAACGGTACCTTGCGCTCGTCCATGCATCGGGGGCACGACCGGTGATCATCATCAATAAAGCCGATCTGGCAGGTACACCTGAAGCGCTCGCCGAAGGGATTTCAAAGGCGACGGCGGGGGTTCCGGTCATCACGCTCAGTGCCCTGACACACGCCGGCCTTTCCCTGCTTGATCCTTACCTGGTCTCAGGAACGACCGTTGCCCTCATCGGGTCTTCCGGTGTGGGAAAGTCTACGCTCATCAACGCATTGCTGGAACAAGCTGTTCAGGATACCAAGGCGGTCCGGGAATATGACGGGAAAGGACGCCATAAGACAACGGTACGGCAGCTGTTTGTCCTGCCCGGTGGTGCTCTTGTCATTGATAATCCCGGCCTGCGGGAGGTTGGCATTGGTACTGCCGGATCAGGGATCCGGGAAACATTCCCGGACATACAGGAACTGGCATCAGGGTGCCGTTTCTCCGATTGCCGGCATGAGCGGGAGCCGGGCTGTGCGGTGCGTCAAGCGGTAGGTAAGGGAATTCTCCTGCAGGAGCGTCTCGACAACTTTATCCGGCTCACAAAAGAGCTCGCGTTCGAACAGGAAAAATCGGAGATCGGGCTCGTACGGTCTGAGCGGAAACGGTGGAAAGCGATAAAGATTCAGGCCCGGGAAATGAAAAACCTGAAAGGACGAGGATGA
- a CDS encoding D-tyrosyl-tRNA(Tyr) deacylase — MKIALVNSALDPAGINIRRHIEALLDSPSDVLPGTAGRTYEFHETQGRLIHADGVDRAIDADLLIFLSRHASVNPIPVLTVHVTGNMRDAELGGSPRTLPPAAPGMMQAVLRELARHCPTGYRVSYEVTHHGPTDLLHPSFFVEIGSTEKEWADGVAGEAVAKSVLAANPIDSIPLIGFGGNHYAARQTEIALTSRGAFGYIAHSREVSSLDDPMILTMQERSGAVAAYIDRKALMKDELRRLTGQLDALGITQLGETELSDMGTLSWETYCAAKALAGTIVKGARCHVHAWEEQEEPVPVRIDPVLLSETLKADEREFLAGLEGLPVIHLSGPENRLFPVFITSEKYTSRIINDLNTLCVKIIRIKEITARDGDHLIIQKVRFDPDKARMLGVPAGPLYKALAAGRSVEVSGRVITPEMVSLCSETRIHIPGLENIA; from the coding sequence ATGAAGATCGCCCTCGTTAACTCCGCTCTTGACCCGGCCGGCATCAACATCCGGCGGCACATCGAGGCGTTGCTCGACAGCCCATCGGACGTTCTCCCCGGAACAGCTGGGCGGACGTATGAGTTCCATGAAACCCAGGGGAGGCTCATCCACGCGGACGGGGTTGACCGGGCGATCGATGCCGACCTTCTTATCTTCCTCTCCCGGCACGCGAGCGTCAACCCCATCCCCGTACTGACGGTGCACGTGACCGGCAATATGCGGGACGCAGAGCTGGGCGGCAGCCCCCGCACGCTCCCTCCTGCAGCGCCCGGGATGATGCAGGCGGTTCTGCGGGAGCTTGCCCGGCACTGCCCGACGGGGTACCGGGTCTCGTACGAGGTCACCCATCACGGGCCGACGGATCTTTTGCACCCGTCATTCTTTGTCGAGATCGGGAGCACGGAGAAGGAATGGGCAGACGGGGTGGCTGGAGAGGCGGTGGCAAAGAGCGTGCTTGCCGCGAACCCGATCGATTCAATTCCGCTAATCGGGTTTGGAGGCAACCATTACGCGGCACGCCAGACAGAGATCGCGCTCACATCGCGGGGGGCATTCGGGTACATCGCCCATTCCCGGGAGGTGAGTTCGCTGGACGACCCGATGATCCTCACGATGCAGGAGCGGTCCGGGGCCGTGGCTGCATATATCGACAGAAAAGCGCTGATGAAAGACGAGCTGCGCCGGCTCACCGGCCAGCTGGACGCACTGGGTATCACACAGCTTGGCGAGACCGAACTGTCCGATATGGGTACTCTGTCGTGGGAGACGTACTGTGCAGCAAAGGCACTGGCAGGTACAATCGTAAAGGGAGCCCGCTGCCATGTGCACGCATGGGAAGAGCAGGAAGAACCGGTACCGGTACGGATCGATCCGGTCCTTTTATCCGAAACCCTGAAGGCAGATGAACGCGAATTTCTGGCAGGCCTCGAAGGATTGCCCGTCATTCACCTGTCCGGGCCGGAAAATCGGCTGTTTCCCGTTTTTATCACTTCTGAAAAGTATACGTCCCGAATAATAAACGATTTAAATACATTGTGCGTAAAAATCATACGTATAAAAGAGATCACTGCACGGGACGGCGATCACCTGATCATACAGAAAGTCCGGTTTGACCCCGACAAGGCGCGTATGCTGGGGGTGCCGGCAGGACCACTGTATAAGGCACTTGCAGCAGGCCGGTCAGTCGAGGTCAGCGGCAGGGTGATAACACCGGAAATGGTGTCTTTGTGCAGCGAGACAAGAATCCACATCCCGGGTTTGGAGAACATTGCATGA
- a CDS encoding 50S ribosomal protein L1, with translation MVEKARILEAVKTALEKAPKRKFSESIDITINLKNIDMAQPKNRIDETIMLPHGTGENIGICVLGKGDIVTQAKDAKVDLILGPEEIERLGGAPREARKVAASYRYFLAETAVMPQVGRFLGPRLGPRGRMPMPITGGMDIRPIVERLRNSVKIRTKDKTVFSTKVGSTAMKPEQVADNIETIVKRIESVLEQGPLNVRSIYVKTTMGPAVRLV, from the coding sequence ATGGTTGAAAAGGCCAGAATACTGGAAGCCGTGAAAACGGCTCTTGAAAAAGCGCCTAAACGCAAATTCTCTGAGAGTATAGATATCACCATCAATCTCAAGAATATCGACATGGCGCAGCCGAAAAACCGTATCGACGAGACGATCATGCTCCCCCACGGGACCGGTGAGAACATCGGGATCTGTGTGCTCGGGAAAGGGGATATCGTCACGCAGGCAAAGGATGCCAAAGTTGATCTGATTTTAGGCCCCGAAGAGATAGAGCGACTGGGAGGCGCACCGCGTGAGGCACGCAAGGTCGCCGCGAGTTACCGGTATTTCCTTGCAGAGACAGCAGTCATGCCGCAGGTCGGCAGGTTCCTTGGTCCACGGCTCGGTCCGCGGGGCAGGATGCCGATGCCGATCACGGGCGGTATGGATATCCGCCCGATCGTGGAGCGTCTCCGCAATTCCGTAAAGATCCGCACCAAGGACAAGACCGTGTTCTCTACCAAGGTCGGGTCAACGGCAATGAAGCCGGAACAGGTCGCAGACAATATCGAGACGATCGTAAAGAGGATTGAATCGGTGCTCGAGCAGGGCCCGTTGAACGTCCGCTCGATCTATGTCAAGACCACGATGGGTCCCGCAGTGAGGCTGGTGTAA